Proteins encoded together in one Acidobacteriota bacterium window:
- a CDS encoding nucleotide excision repair endonuclease has product MSNPQNQPLSFVAERAIRLLQQAPGPLTSLQLAEELLATRAPDEDSARELLKTAFGKDSRLIHDESGWRFAGDARRAGTPAAPASSDVDDMEPDRVLIFIHGTPRQPDGTPFLLRSVSALRLCGDDVVGACGGDTVAGPYGNRLRRAALDLLEGAVPIVHDSPGALSALDTWLGEPIASPISLRRMAQERIGLPAIHDLESLVERLGLAWHETSEPLEMTDTLDSCLQALRRPDESLYELQVAANGGAPPLDWSRFAFDREFLRRVPSTPGTYRFYDESGKLLYVGKSKNLHSRVGSYFRDEGRSRPKRVQELINGIHRIEYEATGSDLEAVLREAELIRTRQPSHNVQRVVHGGRSERHDKLRSILILEPAAAPWVLRGFLIRRGRLLDRVAIGPRGGGLKRIARILDDWYFSAPDGPTVPEGPDLDIELVVRWLAEHRDEIVAFDPRDLGSTEEVIERLNWFLANGTNDPDGSPIHTR; this is encoded by the coding sequence GTGTCCAACCCCCAGAACCAGCCCCTGTCGTTCGTCGCGGAACGTGCCATACGGCTGTTGCAGCAGGCCCCCGGGCCGCTGACCAGTCTGCAGCTCGCCGAGGAGTTGTTGGCAACCCGCGCGCCGGACGAGGACAGCGCCCGAGAACTCCTCAAGACCGCTTTCGGCAAGGACTCGCGACTTATCCACGACGAGTCCGGCTGGCGATTCGCGGGAGACGCACGTCGAGCGGGCACCCCTGCGGCCCCTGCGAGCAGTGACGTGGACGACATGGAACCCGATCGCGTGCTTATCTTCATTCACGGCACACCGCGACAACCGGATGGCACGCCCTTTCTCTTGCGCAGCGTCTCCGCCCTTCGATTGTGTGGTGACGATGTGGTGGGTGCGTGCGGAGGCGATACGGTCGCCGGTCCTTACGGAAATCGTTTGCGACGCGCGGCTCTGGATTTACTGGAGGGTGCGGTTCCCATCGTTCACGACTCGCCCGGCGCACTCTCGGCCCTCGATACCTGGCTGGGCGAGCCGATCGCATCGCCGATCTCTCTGAGGCGTATGGCGCAGGAACGGATCGGACTCCCCGCCATCCATGACCTCGAGTCTCTCGTCGAGCGACTCGGGCTCGCCTGGCACGAGACCTCCGAGCCGCTCGAGATGACCGACACGCTCGATTCCTGTCTGCAGGCGTTGCGACGCCCGGACGAATCGTTGTACGAGCTTCAGGTCGCCGCAAACGGCGGTGCACCACCGCTTGACTGGTCCCGCTTCGCCTTCGACCGTGAGTTCCTGCGTCGAGTCCCCAGTACACCCGGGACCTACCGGTTCTACGACGAATCCGGAAAACTGCTCTATGTCGGCAAGTCGAAGAACCTGCACAGTCGGGTCGGCTCGTACTTCCGCGACGAGGGTCGCTCGCGCCCCAAGCGGGTGCAGGAACTGATCAACGGGATCCATCGCATCGAATACGAGGCCACCGGCTCTGATCTGGAAGCCGTTCTGCGCGAGGCCGAACTGATTCGAACACGCCAACCCAGTCACAACGTGCAACGGGTCGTCCATGGCGGTCGCTCGGAGCGCCACGACAAGCTTCGCTCGATCTTGATCCTCGAGCCGGCCGCTGCCCCGTGGGTCCTCCGTGGCTTTCTGATCCGTCGCGGTAGGCTGCTCGATCGCGTCGCCATCGGTCCTCGCGGAGGGGGCCTCAAGCGGATCGCTCGAATTCTGGATGACTGGTATTTTTCGGCGCCGGATGGGCCGACCGTCCCGGAAGGACCTGACCTCGACATCGAGCTTGTGGTCCGATGGCTCGCCGAGCACCGGGATGAGATTGTCGCCTTCGAT